The genomic region TTGTGGCGCGGGCGCTGGAGCAGATTTTGACTCAGAAGCTGCGGGCGCTGGGGCGGCTGCTGGTGCAGGGGCTGCGGCACCCGCGCCCTCCACTTCCAGCGTCAGCACCACGGAGCCTTCGGCGACCTTGTCGCCCAGCTTCACTTTCAGCTCTTTGACCACGCCTGCGTGGCTGGAGGGAATCTCCATGGAGGCCTTGTCAGACTCCACGGTGATCAGGCTCTGCTCAGCCTTGATGGCGTCGCCGGGCTTGACCAGTACTTCAATCACGCCGACTTCGGCGAAATCGCCAATGTCGGGCACTTTGATGTCGATGATTGCCATGTGTGGTGCCCTCGCGTTACATCACGATGCGGCGGAAGTCCGCCAGCAGCGAGGCAAAGTACACGTTGAAGCGTGCAGCCGCAGCGCCGTCGATCACGCGGTGGTCCCAGCTCAGGCTCAGGGGCAGCATCAGGCGCGGCGCGAACTGCTTGCCGTCCCACTTGGGCTCCAGGCTGCTCTTGCACACACCCATGATGGCGACTTCAGGCGCGTTGATGATGGGCGTGAAGTAACGGCCACCAATACCACCCAGCGAGCTGATGGAGAAGCAGCCACCGGTCATGTCGGCCGGGCCGAGCTTGCCGTCGCGCGCCTTCTTGGCGAGGTCGGCCATTTCCTGGCTGATCTGCACGATGCCCTTCTTGTCGGCATCCTTGATGACGGGAACCACCAGACCGTTGGGCGTGTCGGCGGCAAAGCCGATGTGGAAGTAGTTCTTCAGCACCAGCTGGTCGCCGTCGAGCGAGCTGTTGAACTCGGGGAACTTCTTGAGCGCGGCCACGGCGGCCTTGATCATGAAGGCCAGCATGGTGACCTTGACGCCGCTCTTCTCGTTCTCTTTGTTGAACTGCACGCGGAAGGCTTCCAAGTCGGTGATGTCCGCGTCGTCGTGGTTGGTGACGTGCGGGATGACCACCCAGTTGCGGTGCAGGTTGGCGCCACTGATCTTCTTGATGCGAGAGAGGTCCTTGCGCTCGACGGGGCCGAACTTGGCAAAGTCCACCTTGGGCCAGGGCAGCAGGTCCAGACCCACGCCGGAGCCACCGGATGCCGCTGCAGGAGCCTTGGCCGCCTGGGCCTTGGTCTGCACCGCGCCGGTCATCACCTGCTTGGTGAAGGCCTGCACGTCTTCGGCCGTGATGCGACCCTTGGGGCCGGAGCCCTTGACTTCTTCCAGCGGCACGCCCAACTCGCGGGCAAACTTGCGCACCGAGGGGCTGGCGTGTGGCAGGCCCACAGGGGCACCGCCAGGGGTGTGGGCAGGCGCTGCAGCCACGGCGACAGCGGCTGCGGGGGCTGCAGCCGCCACGGCAGGGGCTGCAGAAGCCACAGGAGCGGCCACGGGTGCTGCCACAGGGGCTGGTGCAGCCGCTGCGGGTGCTGCAGGCGCGGCAGAAGCCACTGCGCCTTCCAGCACGGCCACCAGGTCACCGATGTTGACGGTGTCGCCCAGCTTGACCTTCAGCTCCTTGAGCACGCCCGCTGCGGGCGATGGGATTTCCATGGAGGCCTTGTCGGACTCCACGGTGAACAGGGACTGCTCCACCTTGATCGTGTCGCCGGGCTTGACCAGCAGCTCGATCACGGCCACGTCCTTGAAGTCGCCAATGTCGGGCACGCGCACTTCAATGGGGCCGGAGGCAGCAGGGGCTGCCGCAGGAGCTGCGGGGGCAGCAGGTGCAGAAGCTGGAGCTGCCACTGGTGCAGCGGCAGCTGCGGGGGCAGGCGCTGCCGCTGGGGCGGCTGCCGCGCCAGCGTCGGCGGCTTCGATCACGGCAATCACGGAACCTTCCTTGACCTTGTCGCCCAGGGCGACTTTCAGTTCCTTGATCACGCCAGCGTGGCTGGAGGGAATCTCCATGGAGGCCTTGTCGGACTCCACAGTGATCAGGCTCTGCTCGGCCTTGACGGTGTCACCCACCTTGACGAGCAGCTCGATCACGCCGACTTCGTCGAAATCCCCGATGTCCGGGACTTTGATATCTACCAATGCCATCGTTGTCTCCGGTTCGTTTTAAGCGTACAGGGGGTTGATCTTGTCGGCATTGATGCCGTACTTGGCAATCGCCTCGGCCACCTTGGCCATAGGCACCACACCGTCGTCGGCCAGCGCACGCAGGGCAGCGACCACGATGTAGTGGCGGTTCACCTCGAAGTGCTCGCGCAGCTTGCTGCGGAAGTCCGAGCGGCCGAAGCCGTCGGTACCCAGCACGCGGTAGGTGCGGCCCTTGGGGACGAAGGGGCGGATCTGCTCGGCGTAGGCCTTCATGTAGTCGGTGGAAGCCACCACGGGGCCGCTGCGGCTGACCAGTTGCTGGGTGACGAAAGGCACGCGAGGCGTTTCCAGCGGGTGCAGCAGGTTCCAGCGGTCCACGTCCTGGCCTTCACGGGTCAGTTCGTTGAAGCTTGGGCAGCTCCACACGTCGGCCTGTACGCCCCAGTCAGCGGCCAGCAGGGTCTGGGCTTCCAGCGATTCACGCAGGATAGTGCCCGAACCCAGCAGTTGCACGCGCTTGTCACCGTCGGCACCGGGCTTGCACAGGTACATGCCCTTGATGATCTGCTCTTCGGTGCCAGGCTGCAGACCAGGCATGGCGTAGTTCTCGTTCAGCAGCGTCAGGTAGTAGAAGACGTTTTCCTGGCGCTCCACCATACGCTTCAGGCCGTGGTGCATGATGACCGCGACTTCGTGGGCGAAGGTGGGGTCGTAGCTGATGCAGTTGGGGATGGTGTTGGCCAGGATGTGGCTGTGACCGTCTTCGTGCTGCAGGCCTTCACCGTTGAGGGTGGTACGGCCGGAGGTGCCGCCCAGCAGGAAGCCGCGTGCCTGCATGTCGCCCGCAGCCCAGGCCAGATCGCCAATGCGCTGGAAGCCGAACATGGAGTAGTACACGTAGAACGGGATCATGATCCGGTTGTTCGTGCTGTACGAGGTGGCCGCAGCAATCCAGCTGGCCATACCGCCCGCTTCGTTGATGCCCTCTTGCAGGATCTGGCCAGCCTTGTCTTCCTTGTAGTACATCACCTGGTCGCGGTCGACCGGGGTGTAGAGCTGGCCCTTGGGGTTGTAAATACCGATCTGGCGGAACAGGCCTTCCATACCGAAGGTACGGGCTTCGTCCACCAGGATGGGCACCACGCGGGGGCCAATGGCCTGATCGCGCAGCAACTGGGTCAGGAAGCGCACATAAGCCTGCGTTGTGGAGATTTCACGGCCTTCGGCAGTGGGCTCCAGCACGGACTTGAACGTTTCCAGCGACGGCACCGTGAAGCTCTCATCGGCCTTGGCGCGGCGGTGGGGCAGATAACCTCCGAGGGCCTTGCGGCGCTCGTGCAGGTACTGCATTTCGGGCGTGTCGTCCGCAGGCTTGTAGTACGGAATGTCGGCCAGTTGGCTGTCCGGGATCGGGATGTTGAAGCGGTCGCGGATGTACTTGATGTCTTCGTCCGACAGCTTCTTGGTCTGGTGCACGGTGTTCTTGCCTTCACCGGCCTTGCCCATACCGTAGCCCTTGACAGTCTTGACCAGCAGCACGGTGGGCTGGTTCTTGTGCTCGTTGGCGGCGTGGAAGGCGGCATAGACCTTGGCGGGCTCGTGGCCGCCACGGCGCAGCTCGAAGATTTCTTCGTCGGTCATGTGCTCGACCAGCTTGGCAGTCTCGGGGTACTTGCCAAAGAAGTTCTTGCGCACAAAGGCACCGTCGTTGGCCTTCATGGCCTGGTAGTCGCCGTCCAGCGTTTCCATCATCAGCTGCTTGAGCTTGCCGCTCTTGTCGCGGCGCAGCAGCTCGTCCCAGCCATTGCCCCACAGCAGCTTGATGACATTCCAGCCAGCGCCACGGAACTCGCCTTCCAGCTCTTGCACGATCTTGCCGTTGCCGCGCACGGGGCCATCCAGACGCTGCAGGTTGCAGTTGATGACAAACACGAGGTTGTCGAGGTTTTCACGCGCAGCCAGGCCGATCGCGCCCAGGGATTCGGGCTCGTCCATTTCGCCGTCGCCGCAGAACACCCAGACCTTGCGGTTTTCGGTGTTGGCGATGCCACGGGCGTGCAGGTACTTGAGGAAGCGAGCCTGGTAGATCGCCATCAGCGGGCCAAGGCCCATGGACACGGTGGGGAACTGCCAGAAATCAGGCATCAACTTGGGATGCGGATAGCTGGACAGGCCCTTGCCGTCCACTTCCTGGCGGAAGCTGTCGAGCTGCTGCTCAGTCAGTCGGCCTTCGAGGTAAGCGCGGGCATAGATGCCGGGCGCGCTGTGGCCCTGGATGTAGAGCAGGTCACCGCCGTGGTTTTCGCTCTCGGCGTGCCAGAAGTGGTTGAAGCCCGCACCAAACATGCTGGCTACCGAGGCGAAGGAGCCAATGTGGCCGCCCAGGTCGCCGCCGTCAGCGGGGTTGAGGCGGTTGGCACGCACCACCATCGCCATGGCGTTCCAGCGCATGTAGGCGCGCAGGCGCTTTTCGATGGCGATGTTGCCGGGGCAATGGGCCTCTTTCTCGGGCTCGATGGTGTTGACATACCCGGTGTTGGCCGAGAAAGGCATGTCGATGCTGCTCTGGCGTGCATGTTCCAGGAGCTGTTCAAGCAGGGAGTGGGCGCGCTCAGGGCCCTCTTTTTCGATCACGGCGGACAAAGCGTCCAACCATTCGCGGGTTTCCTGCTGGTCTGCGTCGGTGCCGATACCGAGGCCGGCCTGTGGGTCGGGCTGAGCTGACATGCTTTTGTCTCCTGTGAAGTGCAGCTGGCAAAAAAATCGCGGCTAGTTTCGCACACTTCTCCCACATTTCAAATAGTGCTTATTCATTTCATATTAAGAAAAATTGCTGCAACCGCACAATATTTCAGCTACTGAAAAGTGCAGGCGCTCTCCCCTACACTTCGGCCATGCAAACTACACGCACAGCCGAGCCCGCAGCGCCCTCGGCCATCGCGGCGCCTGCCCGCTGGTGGCGCAGGTGGTGGCGCAGCCTCTCGCCCACCCGACAAGACCGTTTCGCAGCCCTGGCCCCGCTGGCCGCGGTGATGATGTTTTTGGCCGCCATCGTGGCGGCTTTCTGGTATTTGCGGGCCGAAGAGGCCGAAAGGGAACAGGAAGCCCTACGGCGCGATGTGGAATACGCACAACAGCGCGTGCGCCTGCGTCTGCTGGAACGGCAGGAGCAATTGATGCGCATCGCGCGCGACCTCTCCAACCAGGAGCTGGAACGCGGCGAGTTTGTGAACCGGGCCGAGGCGCTGATCAGCCAGTACCCCGAGTTGCAGGCCATCACCTGGATTGATGAGCGGCGGAAGATTCGGGCCAGCCACGCAGCACCCACCCTTTCCAGCCAGCAGCTGCGCGTGGCAGGAGAGGTGCTCAAACCAGGCGACACCGCTGATACCTATGGCCTGGCTCGGGACCTGCAGCAACCGGTCTACATGCAGCCTTCTGTCGCCAAGGGCGACGCGTCGCCCCTGCTGCAGCTGCAAGTGCCCCTGAACAACCAGGGCAAGTTTGCAGGCGTGGTGCTGGGGGAATACTCCATAGACAGCCTGCTGCGCTACGGCATTCCCACCGAGGTGCTGGCACGCTATGCCGTGACACTGCTGGATGCCCGCAGCCAGGTGCTGGCGGGCACCCCGCTGGCCACCCGTAACCCGGCCACTCACTTGCTGCCCTGGACGCCCAAGGCCAACGAATATGAGGTGCCTGTATCACCTGTAGGCAACGGGCTGGTCTTGCGGGCCCAGGCCTACCGCACATCCTTAGGGGTGGTGGGCAGCGGCCTTTTCTGGCTGGTGGGCACGCTCAGCGCCATGACGGCGTGGATGCTGATTGCCACCTGGAGGCACACGCGCAGACGGATGCAAGCCCAGCAGGCGCTGGTGGCAGAGACCAACTTCCGCCGTGCGATGGAGAACTCCATCCTCACGGGCATGCGTGCGCTGGACATGGAAGGCCGCATCACCTACGTAAACGCCGCCCTGTGCCAGATGACAGGCTGGAGCGAGGCGGAGCTGGTGGGCCTTTTGCCCCCCTTCCCCTACTGGCCCAAGGAAGACCATGAAATCCTGCACGCCAAGCTGCGCGATGAACTCAGCGGCCGCAGCGTGAGCGGCGGCTTTCAGGTGCGGGTGCAGCGCAAGAACGGCACCTTGTTCGATGCGCGCCTGTATGTATCCCCCCTGATTGATGCGCATGGCCAGCAAACGGGCTGGATGACTTCGATGACCGACATTACCGAGCCCAACCGGGTGCGGCAGCAGCTCACGGCGGCGCACGAGCGCTTCACCATCGTGCTGGAATCGCTGGACGCCTCGGTCTCGGTAGCCCCTTTGGGCAGTGAAGAGCTGCTGTTTGCCAACAAACTCTACCGCCAGTGGTTCGGATCGCAGACCACCGGACACCTGCAGCTGGTAGCGCAAGCCGGTGTTTTGCCTTCTGGCAACAGCAGTAGCGGCGGCGTGGACGACGAAGATGGATTGATGGGCCTGCCCACCGACCCGCTGACCAGCGCCCGCTCGGAGAACGCCGAGATTTACCTGCCTGACCTGGGCAAGTGGCTGGAGGTGCGCTCGCGTTACCTGAACTGGGTGGATGGCCGCCTGGCGCAGATGGTGATTGCCACCGACATCACCCCCCGCAGACTGGCGGAG from Acidovorax sp. DW039 harbors:
- the aceF gene encoding dihydrolipoyllysine-residue acetyltransferase; translation: MALVDIKVPDIGDFDEVGVIELLVKVGDTVKAEQSLITVESDKASMEIPSSHAGVIKELKVALGDKVKEGSVIAVIEAADAGAAAAPAAAPAPAAAAAPVAAPASAPAAPAAPAAAPAASGPIEVRVPDIGDFKDVAVIELLVKPGDTIKVEQSLFTVESDKASMEIPSPAAGVLKELKVKLGDTVNIGDLVAVLEGAVASAAPAAPAAAAPAPVAAPVAAPVASAAPAVAAAAPAAAVAVAAAPAHTPGGAPVGLPHASPSVRKFARELGVPLEEVKGSGPKGRITAEDVQAFTKQVMTGAVQTKAQAAKAPAAASGGSGVGLDLLPWPKVDFAKFGPVERKDLSRIKKISGANLHRNWVVIPHVTNHDDADITDLEAFRVQFNKENEKSGVKVTMLAFMIKAAVAALKKFPEFNSSLDGDQLVLKNYFHIGFAADTPNGLVVPVIKDADKKGIVQISQEMADLAKKARDGKLGPADMTGGCFSISSLGGIGGRYFTPIINAPEVAIMGVCKSSLEPKWDGKQFAPRLMLPLSLSWDHRVIDGAAAARFNVYFASLLADFRRIVM
- the aceE gene encoding pyruvate dehydrogenase (acetyl-transferring), homodimeric type, yielding MSAQPDPQAGLGIGTDADQQETREWLDALSAVIEKEGPERAHSLLEQLLEHARQSSIDMPFSANTGYVNTIEPEKEAHCPGNIAIEKRLRAYMRWNAMAMVVRANRLNPADGGDLGGHIGSFASVASMFGAGFNHFWHAESENHGGDLLYIQGHSAPGIYARAYLEGRLTEQQLDSFRQEVDGKGLSSYPHPKLMPDFWQFPTVSMGLGPLMAIYQARFLKYLHARGIANTENRKVWVFCGDGEMDEPESLGAIGLAARENLDNLVFVINCNLQRLDGPVRGNGKIVQELEGEFRGAGWNVIKLLWGNGWDELLRRDKSGKLKQLMMETLDGDYQAMKANDGAFVRKNFFGKYPETAKLVEHMTDEEIFELRRGGHEPAKVYAAFHAANEHKNQPTVLLVKTVKGYGMGKAGEGKNTVHQTKKLSDEDIKYIRDRFNIPIPDSQLADIPYYKPADDTPEMQYLHERRKALGGYLPHRRAKADESFTVPSLETFKSVLEPTAEGREISTTQAYVRFLTQLLRDQAIGPRVVPILVDEARTFGMEGLFRQIGIYNPKGQLYTPVDRDQVMYYKEDKAGQILQEGINEAGGMASWIAAATSYSTNNRIMIPFYVYYSMFGFQRIGDLAWAAGDMQARGFLLGGTSGRTTLNGEGLQHEDGHSHILANTIPNCISYDPTFAHEVAVIMHHGLKRMVERQENVFYYLTLLNENYAMPGLQPGTEEQIIKGMYLCKPGADGDKRVQLLGSGTILRESLEAQTLLAADWGVQADVWSCPSFNELTREGQDVDRWNLLHPLETPRVPFVTQQLVSRSGPVVASTDYMKAYAEQIRPFVPKGRTYRVLGTDGFGRSDFRSKLREHFEVNRHYIVVAALRALADDGVVPMAKVAEAIAKYGINADKINPLYA
- a CDS encoding PAS domain S-box protein, whose product is MQTTRTAEPAAPSAIAAPARWWRRWWRSLSPTRQDRFAALAPLAAVMMFLAAIVAAFWYLRAEEAEREQEALRRDVEYAQQRVRLRLLERQEQLMRIARDLSNQELERGEFVNRAEALISQYPELQAITWIDERRKIRASHAAPTLSSQQLRVAGEVLKPGDTADTYGLARDLQQPVYMQPSVAKGDASPLLQLQVPLNNQGKFAGVVLGEYSIDSLLRYGIPTEVLARYAVTLLDARSQVLAGTPLATRNPATHLLPWTPKANEYEVPVSPVGNGLVLRAQAYRTSLGVVGSGLFWLVGTLSAMTAWMLIATWRHTRRRMQAQQALVAETNFRRAMENSILTGMRALDMEGRITYVNAALCQMTGWSEAELVGLLPPFPYWPKEDHEILHAKLRDELSGRSVSGGFQVRVQRKNGTLFDARLYVSPLIDAHGQQTGWMTSMTDITEPNRVRQQLTAAHERFTIVLESLDASVSVAPLGSEELLFANKLYRQWFGSQTTGHLQLVAQAGVLPSGNSSSGGVDDEDGLMGLPTDPLTSARSENAEIYLPDLGKWLEVRSRYLNWVDGRLAQMVIATDITPRRLAEEQAARQAERAQSVSRLITMGEMASSVAHELNQPLTAISNYCSGMVSRIQSGQISEEALLSALQKTAHQAQRAGQIIQRIRAFVKKSEPNRTLADVHHMVSEAVELADIELRRHNVRLTHYVAARLPPVMADSILIEQVLVNLMKNGAESIQHAQRPPSGRSVELRVVPKYIDEREVVEFSVQDTGKGLAPEVLERLFEAFFSTKQEGMGMGLNLCRSIVESHQGRMQAENIYNGPEVAGCRFSFWLPLAKPADDTTNSVANEPTPRTIA